One genomic segment of Thalassospiraceae bacterium LMO-SO8 includes these proteins:
- a CDS encoding ketoacyl-ACP synthase III translates to MTRDRDYGVGVVGVGKYLPDGVLSNADLEKSSGMSAADIEAKTGIRTRRIVGDDETASEMSAAAARDALAMAGIGPEDLGLIITCTFTGDYVYPAVSCRIQDILGAYNAGAFDIMANCTGFQVGLGVAADRMLADPTIDYVLVMGTALQSRFIDRTDAASAMYFGDGAGAAVLGRVDAGYGIIANDVTANGRVFDAVRLRGGGSSFPMRADNVDQGLQYYEIQGLEVWKQVVQNQPVSMRRALAKVDMTVEDVDFFVFHQANLRLIEFLMGKLRLPMEKTVINVDEYGNTADASQAIALCDAVSQGRLKRDDIVIVSGVGAGFIFGTTVMRWQG, encoded by the coding sequence ATGACGCGTGACCGGGACTACGGCGTCGGTGTCGTCGGTGTCGGGAAGTATCTGCCCGACGGCGTCCTGAGCAACGCGGACCTGGAAAAATCCAGCGGCATGTCGGCGGCCGATATCGAGGCCAAGACCGGCATCCGCACCCGCCGGATCGTCGGCGACGACGAAACGGCCTCGGAAATGTCCGCCGCCGCCGCCCGCGACGCCTTGGCCATGGCGGGCATTGGCCCGGAGGATCTGGGCCTGATCATCACCTGCACCTTCACCGGCGACTACGTCTATCCGGCCGTGTCCTGCCGCATCCAGGACATCCTGGGGGCCTACAACGCGGGCGCCTTCGACATCATGGCGAACTGCACCGGCTTCCAGGTCGGGCTCGGCGTCGCGGCCGACCGCATGCTGGCCGACCCGACCATCGACTACGTCCTGGTCATGGGCACGGCCCTGCAGTCGCGCTTCATCGACCGCACCGACGCCGCCTCGGCGATGTATTTTGGCGACGGCGCCGGGGCCGCCGTGCTCGGCCGCGTCGATGCCGGCTACGGCATCATTGCCAACGATGTCACGGCCAACGGCCGGGTGTTCGATGCCGTGCGCCTGCGCGGCGGCGGATCGTCATTTCCCATGCGCGCCGACAATGTCGACCAGGGCCTGCAGTACTATGAAATCCAGGGTCTGGAAGTCTGGAAGCAGGTCGTTCAGAATCAGCCGGTCTCCATGCGTCGGGCGTTGGCCAAGGTGGATATGACCGTGGAGGACGTGGATTTCTTCGTCTTCCATCAGGCCAATCTGCGGCTGATCGAATTCCTCATGGGGAAATTGCGCCTGCCCATGGAAAAGACGGTGATCAACGTGGACGAATACGGCAACACGGCGGACGCTTCGCAGGCCATCGCCCTGTGTGATGCGGTCAGTCAGGGACGGCTGAAGCGCGACGACATCGTGATCGTTTCCGGCGTCGGCGCCGGCTTCATTTTCGGCACAACCGTCATGCGGTGGCAGGGATGA
- a CDS encoding flagellin: MSDVTLSAAVRNTLLSLQNTTDLINRTNNRLSSGLRVSGPVDDPVAFFSAKALNDRSFTFTERKEGIDQGISTVTAALDGVEGIDSLVRQLKGIANSLKSASGVQFTDLVTQFNEIRGQIGDLASDADYQGLNLIDNTSQSLAVNFADNTSSLLTINAANLRQSGLGIDVAELRTDSKVSYAATTGTTITNTATNFSAITSFSDAGGSFTVTFNGTGERVFTTTGGNSLTISFGTATFTIRAATNADVTITQGAVITLQVTTTVNASDFLAATNSTTAISINLDATSLLAVYGGTQGIVLGTAAASTGGITLLDSSGAFQETDFLAEGAISDLDNIVVDLDAALATLRTESQKLGSNVALLQTRLDFTESYINTLDEGAGKLTLADLNAEGANLLALQTRQQLGISALAFAGQSEQGILALFN, from the coding sequence ATGTCGGATGTAACATTGTCGGCGGCTGTGCGGAATACGCTGCTGTCGCTGCAGAATACGACTGATCTGATTAATCGAACCAATAACCGCCTGTCTTCCGGGTTGCGTGTTTCCGGCCCGGTCGACGACCCGGTGGCCTTCTTCTCCGCGAAAGCTCTGAACGACCGTTCGTTCACCTTTACCGAGCGAAAGGAAGGTATCGATCAGGGGATTTCCACGGTCACGGCGGCCTTGGACGGCGTCGAGGGTATCGACAGTTTGGTCCGCCAACTCAAGGGGATTGCGAACTCCCTGAAATCGGCGAGTGGCGTTCAGTTCACCGACTTGGTCACCCAGTTTAACGAAATTCGCGGCCAGATCGGCGACTTGGCCAGTGACGCCGATTATCAGGGCCTAAACCTCATCGACAACACGTCGCAGTCATTGGCGGTGAACTTCGCCGACAATACCTCGAGCCTCTTGACCATCAATGCGGCCAACCTGCGTCAATCGGGTCTCGGCATTGACGTGGCCGAGCTTCGCACCGACTCCAAGGTGTCATACGCGGCCACGACGGGCACGACGATCACCAACACGGCGACCAACTTCTCGGCCATCACGTCGTTCTCCGACGCGGGCGGCAGCTTCACGGTGACGTTTAACGGCACCGGTGAGCGTGTGTTCACCACGACCGGCGGCAACAGCCTGACCATTTCCTTCGGGACCGCCACCTTCACGATCCGGGCGGCGACGAACGCCGACGTGACCATCACTCAGGGCGCCGTCATCACCCTGCAGGTTACGACGACGGTCAACGCTTCCGACTTCCTGGCCGCCACCAACTCCACGACGGCCATCTCGATCAACCTGGACGCGACGTCGCTACTCGCCGTTTACGGGGGCACGCAGGGCATCGTTCTCGGCACCGCCGCGGCGTCAACCGGTGGGATCACCTTGCTTGACTCTTCGGGGGCGTTCCAGGAAACCGACTTTTTGGCCGAAGGCGCGATCTCGGATCTCGACAACATTGTCGTGGATCTCGATGCGGCATTGGCTACCCTGCGCACGGAATCTCAGAAGCTGGGTTCGAACGTGGCCCTGCTACAGACCCGTTTGGACTTCACCGAATCCTATATCAACACCCTGGATGAAGGGGCGGGCAAGCTGACGCTGGCCGACCTCAATGCTGAAGGGGCCAACCTGTTGGCCTTGCAGACCCGGCAGCAGCTGGGTATTTCCGCTCTGGCCTTCGCCGGCCAGTCGGAACAGGGCATTCTGGCGCTGTTCAACTAA
- a CDS encoding DUF4910 domain-containing protein — MWAQMEELFPVYRSLCGPGFLQSLEVMRKYLPLEIVEFPTGAEVLDWTIPPEFKVNEAWVEDPDGNRILDFAKEPYSVWIYSQPFEGEVDKDELLEHVVTMPYLPDAVPLRQAYFRKAWGLCMPDNMLQRLKPGKYKVKIDTEHNQGFLRMGEYYLPGEVETEILISSYLCHPRGANDNLSGCVVAAELFRLLAQVPDRYYSYRLVIWPETIGPITYIDKYPDRLAKTIGGYQFGICGDDRPVRIDRTKRNNSVFDRAAHHAMLLCGQEINSRKFNIFGGSDPMHFNSIGVDLPIANITRAGSSTEGGYPEYHSSADNLDLVSADNLLGTLEIGWAACMAVDRARRYKGTYTATPFLSRYGVFPYQHGAGVGGNATIIGEAYYALMPSVDGEQDLLEIADWFDLPIFAFDECVSAFKKAGLIVDADAV, encoded by the coding sequence ATGTGGGCGCAGATGGAGGAACTGTTCCCGGTCTATCGTTCTCTCTGCGGCCCGGGCTTCCTGCAATCCCTTGAGGTCATGCGGAAATACCTGCCGCTCGAGATTGTCGAATTCCCGACGGGCGCAGAGGTTCTCGATTGGACCATCCCCCCGGAATTCAAGGTCAACGAGGCTTGGGTCGAAGACCCGGACGGCAACCGGATCTTGGATTTCGCCAAGGAGCCCTATAGCGTTTGGATCTATTCGCAGCCGTTCGAGGGGGAGGTCGACAAGGACGAACTTCTCGAGCATGTGGTGACCATGCCTTACCTGCCGGATGCCGTCCCCCTGCGCCAGGCCTACTTTCGAAAAGCCTGGGGCCTTTGCATGCCGGACAACATGCTGCAGCGCCTGAAACCCGGAAAATACAAGGTCAAGATCGACACCGAACACAACCAAGGTTTCCTCCGCATGGGTGAATACTACCTGCCCGGCGAGGTCGAGACCGAAATTCTGATTTCCAGCTATCTCTGCCACCCCAGGGGCGCCAACGACAACCTCAGCGGCTGTGTCGTCGCGGCCGAACTGTTTCGGCTGCTGGCTCAGGTGCCGGATCGGTACTATTCGTACCGGCTGGTGATCTGGCCGGAAACGATCGGGCCGATCACTTATATCGACAAATATCCGGATCGCCTGGCCAAGACCATCGGCGGATACCAGTTCGGAATTTGCGGCGACGACCGGCCGGTCCGCATTGACCGCACAAAACGGAACAATTCGGTCTTCGACCGGGCCGCCCATCACGCCATGCTGCTGTGCGGCCAGGAAATCAATTCCCGGAAATTCAATATTTTCGGCGGCTCCGATCCCATGCATTTCAACTCGATCGGCGTCGACCTGCCAATCGCCAACATCACCCGCGCCGGGTCGAGCACGGAAGGAGGATACCCCGAATATCATTCTTCAGCGGACAATCTCGACCTCGTGTCGGCCGACAATCTGCTTGGCACCTTGGAAATCGGCTGGGCCGCCTGCATGGCCGTCGATCGCGCGCGCCGCTACAAGGGCACCTATACCGCGACCCCCTTCCTGTCCCGTTACGGTGTCTTCCCCTATCAGCACGGCGCCGGTGTCGGCGGCAACGCGACCATCATCGGCGAGGCCTATTACGCGCTGATGCCGTCGGTCGACGGCGAACAGGATCTGTTGGAAATCGCCGACTGGTTCGATTTGCCGATCTTCGCGTTCGACGAATGCGTCTCGGCCTTCAAGAAGGCCGGCCTGATCGTGGACGCCGACGCCGTCTGA
- a CDS encoding MBL fold metallo-hydrolase yields the protein MKTGRWKENAYVVQHVPSGEAVLVDPGDDAERIMGVIAAFDASPRVILLTHAHFDHIGALDALCREYGLPFHMHGRDLPLLRRASLYAMSFERRVITVPDAHVPLEGARLDWKGAPISYVHTPGHTDGGVCYHWNGLCFTGDTLMKRLIGRTDLPGSSGVGLSESITRLLETLAPETLMFPGHGGTWTVAEAREWWAVNQADPPEYLMEGFGR from the coding sequence GTGAAAACCGGCCGTTGGAAGGAAAACGCCTATGTCGTTCAGCATGTGCCGAGCGGCGAGGCCGTCCTGGTCGATCCCGGCGACGATGCGGAACGCATCATGGGCGTCATCGCGGCGTTTGACGCGTCGCCCCGCGTGATCCTGCTGACCCATGCCCATTTTGACCACATCGGCGCCTTGGATGCCTTGTGTCGTGAATACGGTCTGCCGTTCCACATGCATGGCCGCGACCTGCCCCTGCTGCGTCGTGCATCCCTCTATGCCATGAGCTTCGAGCGCCGGGTCATCACCGTGCCCGACGCGCATGTGCCGCTGGAAGGGGCGCGGCTTGATTGGAAAGGGGCTCCGATTTCCTATGTCCATACGCCGGGCCATACGGACGGCGGCGTGTGTTACCATTGGAACGGCTTATGTTTTACCGGGGACACGTTGATGAAACGCTTGATCGGCCGCACGGATTTACCGGGGTCGAGCGGCGTGGGTTTGTCTGAATCGATCACCCGTTTGCTCGAAACCTTGGCCCCGGAAACGTTGATGTTCCCGGGACACGGCGGCACCTGGACCGTGGCGGAAGCCCGGGAATGGTGGGCGGTGAACCAGGCCGATCCGCCGGAATACTTGATGGAGGGGTTTGGGCGATGA
- a CDS encoding flagellar biosynthesis repressor FlbT — MPLKLDFKSGDKMIINGTVIENVGANAKLLVHNEASILREQDIISGTEKLTPASRVYYALQCAYIFPLQSEQYLAECRDLLNQYIAAAPSAQSIADEILAQMETGTQYRTLKAAQKLIRHESDTVARFEQRMQEIDEATSAAEQEAVAGKAE, encoded by the coding sequence ATGCCCCTGAAACTAGATTTCAAGTCCGGCGATAAGATGATCATCAATGGAACAGTCATCGAAAACGTCGGCGCAAACGCAAAGCTACTGGTTCACAACGAAGCCTCGATCCTCCGGGAACAGGACATTATTTCCGGAACGGAGAAGCTGACACCGGCGTCGCGCGTCTATTATGCGCTGCAATGCGCATATATCTTCCCGCTTCAATCGGAACAGTATCTGGCTGAATGCCGGGATTTACTGAACCAGTACATCGCGGCCGCGCCCAGCGCGCAATCGATCGCCGATGAAATACTGGCGCAGATGGAAACAGGCACCCAGTACCGCACCCTGAAAGCGGCCCAGAAATTAATCCGGCACGAGTCGGATACGGTGGCCCGGTTCGAGCAACGGATGCAGGAAATCGACGAGGCCACGAGCGCTGCGGAACAGGAAGCCGTCGCCGGCAAGGCGGAGTAA
- a CDS encoding SDR family oxidoreductase yields MSYKREDSEAKELHLGDLAPGYTAELNHQVTQADVDAFAALTGDFNPIHLDPEFARATSFGKPIVHGMLTSAFISTMVGMLLPGKGALWTSQTLNFVRPAFVGDTITVRSEVTQVSPATRTLVAKVTITNQNGAIVVTGDSTVRLLGEAEGETAPPKSAAGKPASAIAPRPDLAGKAKETAGSVVLVTGGSRGIGAATALALAADGHAVAVNFLRDAEAADGVARQITAAGGRAVTVGADVSNMAAVDALFTEIEATLGAVTGIVHCAAPEPVPQPFGDVGWDDFEKQFRVQVGGAHHCAKRAIPGMAASGLGGALVFLGSIYGDSAPPPQQSAYVAAKAGLAGLTRSLASEFGPQGVRVNLVAPGMTNTQMIANLPDKAKMLAKMNTPLRRLAEPEDIARVIAFLIGDGGRHITGETIHVSGGVTMG; encoded by the coding sequence ATGAGCTACAAGCGCGAAGATAGCGAAGCGAAGGAACTGCACCTGGGCGACCTGGCGCCGGGCTACACGGCCGAGTTGAACCATCAGGTAACGCAGGCGGATGTCGATGCCTTCGCCGCCTTGACCGGCGATTTCAACCCGATCCACCTGGATCCGGAGTTCGCCCGCGCCACCTCGTTCGGCAAACCGATCGTGCACGGCATGCTGACCTCGGCCTTCATCTCCACCATGGTGGGCATGCTGTTGCCGGGGAAGGGGGCGTTGTGGACGTCCCAGACTCTCAATTTCGTGCGCCCGGCCTTTGTTGGAGACACGATCACCGTGCGCTCGGAGGTCACGCAGGTTTCGCCCGCGACGAGGACACTGGTCGCCAAGGTGACGATCACCAATCAGAACGGCGCCATCGTGGTGACCGGCGACTCGACGGTTCGTCTCCTCGGTGAGGCCGAGGGTGAAACGGCGCCACCGAAATCGGCGGCCGGGAAACCGGCTTCCGCGATAGCGCCGCGGCCTGACCTTGCGGGTAAGGCGAAAGAAACAGCGGGTTCCGTCGTGCTGGTGACCGGGGGCAGCCGGGGAATTGGCGCGGCGACGGCATTGGCCCTGGCGGCGGACGGTCATGCGGTGGCCGTCAACTTCCTGCGGGATGCCGAAGCCGCCGATGGGGTGGCGCGCCAGATCACGGCGGCGGGTGGCCGGGCCGTGACCGTTGGGGCGGACGTTTCCAACATGGCTGCGGTCGATGCCCTGTTCACGGAAATCGAGGCGACGTTGGGTGCCGTGACCGGCATTGTCCATTGCGCGGCACCGGAACCGGTGCCGCAGCCGTTCGGCGACGTCGGATGGGACGATTTCGAGAAACAATTCCGGGTCCAGGTCGGCGGTGCTCACCATTGCGCCAAACGGGCCATTCCGGGCATGGCGGCCTCGGGGCTGGGCGGGGCACTGGTGTTTCTGGGATCGATCTACGGCGACAGTGCACCGCCGCCGCAACAATCGGCCTACGTGGCGGCGAAGGCCGGGCTGGCTGGGCTGACCCGCTCGCTGGCGTCGGAATTCGGCCCCCAGGGCGTGCGTGTGAACCTGGTGGCGCCGGGTATGACCAACACGCAGATGATCGCCAACCTACCGGACAAGGCCAAGATGCTGGCGAAAATGAACACGCCCTTGCGCCGTCTGGCGGAGCCAGAGGACATCGCCAGGGTTATTGCCTTCCTGATCGGGGACGGCGGGCGGCATATTACCGGCGAGACAATCCACGTATCAGGCGGTGTCACCATGGGATGA
- a CDS encoding flagellin, whose translation MSDVTLSSAVRGSLLSLQSTTDLIDRTNGRLSSGLRVASPIDDPVSFFSAKTLNDRAFDFGERKDGIDQGVSTVTAALDGVDGIDSLVRQLKGIANSLKSATGSQFTDLVTQFNDIRGQIGDLASDAEYQGVNLVDGTSATLTVNFANNTSSILTVNSTNLRQSGLGIDVAELRTDSKVSYAATTGTTITNTATNFSAITSFSDAGGTFTVTFNGTGERVFTTTGGNSLTISFGTASFTIRAATNADVTITQGAVITLQVTTTVNASDFLAATNSTTAVEINLDQTSLLAVFTGGGIVLGTAAASTGAITLTDSSGTFQEVDFVGEGRTADLDAVITGLDSALTTLRSESQKLGSNVALLQTRLDFTEAHINTLEEGAGKLTLADLNSEGANLLALQTRQQLGISALAFAGQSEQGILALFN comes from the coding sequence ATGTCTGACGTTACTCTTTCGTCCGCCGTGCGCGGATCGCTGCTTTCCCTTCAAAGCACCACTGACCTGATTGACCGGACAAACGGCCGTTTGTCTTCCGGTCTTCGCGTTGCCAGCCCGATCGACGATCCGGTGTCCTTCTTCTCGGCGAAAACCCTGAACGACCGTGCGTTCGACTTCGGCGAACGCAAAGACGGCATCGACCAGGGTGTTTCGACGGTGACGGCGGCGCTGGACGGCGTGGACGGCATCGACAGCCTGGTCCGTCAGCTTAAAGGTATTGCGAACTCCCTGAAATCGGCGACGGGTAGCCAATTTACCGACTTGGTCACCCAGTTCAACGACATCCGTGGCCAGATCGGTGACTTGGCCAGCGACGCTGAATATCAGGGCGTCAATCTGGTTGACGGCACGTCCGCAACCTTGACGGTGAACTTCGCCAACAACACCTCGTCGATCCTGACCGTCAACTCCACCAACCTGCGTCAATCGGGTCTCGGCATTGACGTGGCCGAACTCCGCACCGACTCCAAGGTGTCATACGCGGCCACGACGGGCACGACGATCACCAACACGGCGACCAACTTCTCGGCCATCACGTCGTTCTCCGACGCGGGCGGCACCTTCACGGTGACGTTTAACGGCACCGGTGAGCGTGTGTTCACCACGACCGGCGGCAACAGCCTGACCATTTCCTTCGGGACTGCCTCCTTCACGATCCGGGCGGCGACGAACGCCGACGTGACCATCACTCAGGGCGCCGTCATCACCCTGCAGGTTACGACGACGGTCAACGCTTCCGACTTCCTGGCCGCCACCAACTCCACGACGGCCGTCGAAATCAACCTGGATCAGACTTCCTTGCTCGCCGTGTTCACGGGCGGGGGTATCGTTCTCGGCACCGCCGCGGCGTCAACCGGGGCGATCACCCTGACCGACTCCTCGGGAACGTTCCAGGAAGTCGACTTCGTCGGTGAAGGCCGGACTGCCGACCTTGATGCCGTCATCACCGGTCTGGACAGTGCGTTGACGACGCTCCGGTCGGAATCCCAGAAGCTGGGCTCGAACGTGGCTCTGCTGCAGACTCGTCTGGATTTCACTGAGGCGCACATCAACACCCTGGAAGAAGGTGCGGGCAAGCTGACGCTGGCCGACCTGAACTCCGAAGGCGCCAACCTGTTGGCTCTGCAAACCCGGCAGCAGCTGGGTATTTCCGCTCTGGCCTTCGCCGGCCAGTCGGAACAGGGCATCCTGGCGTTGTTCAACTAA
- a CDS encoding SDR family oxidoreductase: MADTDQGKKVVVVTGASRGLGRALAEHFLARGYVVAGCSRGEATISDPAYHHSTVDIRNEGDVQAWARALRRELGGVDILIANAGLARSALYLSLTPGDVFDDFLRVNFAGVFYSLREISKLMLRRENARILTISSTMVPLHQEGTACYSATKAAVQEMTKVLAKELAPQGITCNVIAPAMMDTEASQELAKDNDWKERMLRLQTIPRVIAMEEVCHVADFFVSPQSAAITGQVIYIGLVD, from the coding sequence ATGGCTGACACAGACCAAGGCAAAAAGGTGGTGGTCGTCACCGGTGCCAGCCGGGGGCTCGGTCGGGCATTGGCCGAACACTTTTTGGCAAGGGGTTATGTAGTCGCCGGCTGTAGCCGCGGGGAGGCGACGATCTCCGATCCCGCCTACCATCACTCGACCGTCGACATCCGTAACGAAGGCGACGTCCAGGCCTGGGCGCGGGCGCTGCGCCGCGAACTTGGCGGTGTCGACATCCTTATCGCCAATGCCGGTCTGGCCCGTTCGGCTCTGTACCTGTCGCTGACTCCGGGAGACGTCTTTGACGACTTTTTGCGCGTCAATTTCGCGGGCGTGTTCTACAGCCTGCGGGAGATCAGCAAACTGATGCTGCGGCGGGAGAATGCACGGATATTGACGATTTCTTCGACCATGGTGCCTCTGCATCAGGAAGGCACGGCCTGCTATTCCGCGACCAAGGCCGCGGTCCAGGAAATGACCAAGGTTCTGGCCAAGGAATTGGCGCCGCAAGGCATCACCTGCAACGTCATCGCGCCGGCGATGATGGATACGGAGGCGTCACAGGAACTGGCCAAGGATAACGATTGGAAGGAGCGGATGCTGCGGCTACAGACCATCCCCCGGGTGATCGCCATGGAGGAAGTCTGCCACGTCGCGGACTTTTTCGTTTCGCCCCAAAGCGCCGCGATTACCGGCCAAGTCATCTATATCGGGTTGGTTGATTGA
- a CDS encoding class I SAM-dependent methyltransferase — translation MTSMAADKAPQGRDDCPELTRIINLIASENPLQKKRIEGFLATRGPEYWAFAEGLSRILNHSFMTDDTARAEAARAYNKMCMDFLSEQIRFKKSGKYRIDNSCLAQTHVYNDLSVMRYYMIGLLVSYMFWPNHYALFRFFLEHLPPANTGRYLEIGLGHGLFSSTMLSRYPNIHGTAVDISETSIRIAKETLRTFQADLDRLKIVHGDYLTTDVGGQDFDFIVMGEVLEHVNDARAFMDRTKELLAPGGTVYMSTCANCPALDHVYHFHSAAEIRQLMAESGFRIRHDLALAAENIPEEKWEEELVTVNYCALLEHA, via the coding sequence ATGACATCCATGGCCGCCGACAAAGCGCCGCAAGGCAGAGACGATTGCCCCGAATTGACACGGATTATCAATCTGATCGCCAGTGAAAACCCGCTTCAAAAGAAGCGAATCGAAGGTTTCCTGGCGACCCGCGGGCCGGAATACTGGGCCTTCGCCGAAGGCCTGAGCCGAATTCTCAACCACAGTTTCATGACCGACGACACCGCCCGAGCAGAGGCCGCCCGGGCATACAACAAGATGTGCATGGACTTCCTGTCGGAACAGATCCGCTTCAAGAAATCAGGGAAGTACCGGATCGACAATTCCTGCCTGGCACAGACCCACGTCTACAATGACCTGAGTGTCATGCGCTATTACATGATCGGCCTCTTGGTTTCGTACATGTTCTGGCCGAACCATTACGCATTGTTCCGTTTTTTCCTGGAACACCTGCCCCCCGCCAATACTGGCCGCTATCTGGAAATCGGCCTCGGCCACGGCCTGTTCTCCTCGACCATGCTGTCGCGCTATCCCAACATCCATGGAACCGCCGTTGACATCAGCGAAACCTCGATCCGCATCGCGAAGGAAACTCTTCGGACCTTCCAGGCCGACCTCGACCGGCTGAAGATCGTGCACGGCGACTACCTGACCACCGACGTCGGCGGCCAAGATTTCGATTTCATCGTCATGGGCGAGGTTCTCGAACACGTGAACGATGCACGAGCCTTCATGGACCGGACCAAAGAACTTCTGGCCCCAGGCGGCACCGTCTACATGTCGACCTGTGCGAACTGCCCCGCGCTGGATCATGTCTACCATTTCCATTCCGCTGCCGAGATCCGGCAATTGATGGCCGAGTCCGGGTTCCGCATCCGCCACGATTTGGCTCTCGCGGCAGAGAACATTCCCGAGGAAAAGTGGGAAGAGGAATTGGTGACCGTCAATTATTGCGCGCTGCTGGAGCACGCATGA
- a CDS encoding class I SAM-dependent methyltransferase: protein MSDDKTYLDYTSDAEGMALYLKNQEKFVEEPRESDKVLLSLIGKTLVEMGADAEGARLLDAGCSTSSFLGHVKAAFPGLSLSGIDIAPSVIESNRKNPRLTGIEFSEVDMTVMQFDEPFDIIVCNRSMMFFDTPVFHTVVKNIAKALRPGGRWIMLDYMNPFEQELTIDDVSVWYPEGNRLHMRSYKTFRGSLQEAGFKEPAFMPFEIPIDMPEHPDPSQIYTRTVTTTEGKRLQFRGAIYQPWCFLVADTPA, encoded by the coding sequence ATGAGCGACGATAAGACTTACCTCGACTACACGTCGGATGCCGAAGGAATGGCGCTTTACCTGAAAAACCAGGAAAAGTTCGTAGAAGAGCCTCGGGAGTCCGACAAGGTTCTCCTGTCCCTGATCGGAAAGACCCTGGTTGAAATGGGGGCCGACGCGGAGGGGGCCCGGCTGCTCGACGCGGGCTGTTCGACCAGCAGCTTCCTCGGCCATGTGAAGGCCGCCTTTCCTGGCCTCAGTCTTTCAGGCATCGACATTGCCCCCAGCGTGATCGAAAGCAACCGCAAGAACCCCCGGCTGACGGGCATCGAGTTTTCCGAAGTCGATATGACAGTCATGCAGTTCGATGAGCCCTTCGACATCATCGTCTGCAACCGATCCATGATGTTCTTCGACACGCCGGTATTCCACACGGTGGTCAAGAACATCGCTAAGGCCCTGCGTCCGGGCGGGCGTTGGATCATGTTGGACTACATGAATCCCTTTGAACAGGAACTGACCATCGACGACGTGTCGGTCTGGTATCCGGAGGGCAATAGGCTGCATATGCGCAGTTACAAGACCTTCCGCGGCAGCCTCCAGGAGGCCGGGTTCAAGGAGCCCGCCTTCATGCCTTTCGAAATCCCCATCGACATGCCGGAGCATCCGGATCCGTCGCAGATTTACACGCGAACGGTCACGACCACGGAAGGCAAGCGCTTGCAGTTCCGGGGGGCGATTTATCAGCCCTGGTGCTTCCTGGTAGCCGATACCCCTGCGTAG